A single window of Mycolicibacterium madagascariense DNA harbors:
- a CDS encoding alcohol dehydrogenase catalytic domain-containing protein, with amino-acid sequence MLAALLERFGTPLTITEVEDPQIGTGEVLVDVLATCIPPYAAEVFSGARRYPLEPPVISGVGAIGRVVRTGPDATRLHPGDLVWCDATVRSRDDAAAPDITLQGWSSAGEGGLTLSRYFHDGPFAQRMRVPTENAVALGDVDLADVARWSALGILLVPYGGLLAADLQAGETVVVSGATGNFGSAGVAVALAMGAACVVCPGRNAAVLRDLESRFGKRIRTVTLTGDGEADRAAIQAAAPAAVDVVLDLLPPSAGTGPVRAAALTVRPYGRIVLMGGVGMLGGDDLALPYPWLMRNSVTVRGQWMYPRMANHQLIAMIRSGVLDLSHEAVTVFPLTAANEAVEHAAAHGLPFQRTVLAPSGDLAGEAQT; translated from the coding sequence GTGCTTGCCGCCCTGCTCGAACGCTTTGGAACGCCACTGACCATCACCGAGGTCGAGGACCCGCAGATCGGGACGGGCGAGGTCCTCGTCGACGTCCTGGCCACGTGCATCCCGCCCTATGCCGCCGAGGTGTTCAGCGGCGCCCGCCGGTATCCCCTTGAGCCACCGGTCATCTCGGGCGTGGGGGCGATCGGCCGGGTGGTGCGCACCGGCCCCGACGCCACCCGGCTGCACCCCGGTGACCTGGTGTGGTGCGACGCGACGGTGCGATCGCGGGACGACGCCGCGGCGCCCGACATCACCCTGCAAGGCTGGAGTTCGGCGGGCGAGGGCGGGCTGACGTTGTCGCGCTACTTCCACGACGGGCCGTTCGCGCAGCGGATGCGGGTGCCGACCGAGAACGCCGTCGCACTCGGCGACGTCGACCTGGCCGACGTGGCGCGGTGGTCGGCCCTCGGCATCCTGCTGGTGCCCTACGGCGGCCTGCTCGCCGCGGATCTGCAGGCGGGCGAGACGGTCGTCGTCAGCGGCGCCACGGGCAACTTCGGCAGCGCGGGCGTGGCGGTCGCACTCGCGATGGGCGCCGCCTGCGTGGTGTGTCCCGGTCGCAACGCCGCCGTACTGCGGGACCTCGAATCGCGGTTCGGCAAGCGGATCCGGACGGTCACCCTGACCGGGGACGGTGAGGCGGACCGGGCGGCGATACAGGCTGCGGCCCCCGCGGCGGTCGACGTCGTGCTGGACCTGCTGCCCCCGAGCGCGGGCACCGGTCCGGTGCGGGCAGCGGCGCTGACGGTGCGTCCCTATGGCCGCATCGTCCTGATGGGTGGCGTCGGAATGCTCGGCGGTGACGATCTCGCGCTGCCCTACCCGTGGCTGATGCGCAATTCGGTGACGGTGCGCGGCCAGTGGATGTATCCACGGATGGCCAACCACCAGCTGATCGCCATGATTCGCAGTGGCGTCCTCGACCTGTCCCACGAAGCGGTGACGGTGTTTCCGCTCACGGCTGCGAACGAGGCGGTCGAGCACGCCGCGGCGCACGGTCTGCCCTTCCAACGGACCGTCCTGGCGCCGTCGGGAGACCTCGCAGGGGAGGCTCAGACCTAA